A stretch of the Zeugodacus cucurbitae isolate PBARC_wt_2022May chromosome 6, idZeuCucr1.2, whole genome shotgun sequence genome encodes the following:
- the At1g61610 gene encoding uncharacterized protein At1g61610, with protein MKTKQTLSIHYWVILLVNACSLCESYKNIILKDYLCADKFLLEIQRSLHVHPSFTLTEDRDSAAIITQVWNTTLPGYYSSNKLTYDCYFRVQTPHRPPRGIFTVITRLKFRRDPVNNTCIDYIQFVGGNRPASEKICNEIAIDGPAGRLIFDERNREVNIHIYIDKRVSIKEPLELRMVMTAHSECKYTGDFLCDPKDQYSCISRHFVRDNITNCMYPCRDEISCFHDAAPSEEADTTYVALSALTSLIFTMLGVGFCIWVCWKYWNCITVQQHAHEASAAAHRRGQRETPVGETPTVPSFSDAISSSVGYEQENRHQQPPSPKDLPPSYESLFPER; from the exons atgaaaacaaaacaaactttGTCTATACACTATTGGGTAATTTTGCTCGTGAACGCATGCAGTTTATGTGAAAGCTATAAAAATA TAATCCTAAAAGATTATCTATGCGCTGACAAATTTTTGTTAGAGATTCAGCGATCCCTCCATGTACATCCTTCATTTACGCTAACTGAAGATCGAGATTCAGCAGCCATCATAACCCAAGTTTGGAATACAACATTACCAGGTTATTACTCTTCTAACAAGTTAACATATGATTGTTATTTTCGCGTGCAAACACCTCATCGACCGCCACGCGGAATTTTCACTGTCATCACACGCCTTAAATTTCGACGTGATCCTGTTAATAATACCTGTATAGATTATATACAATTTGTTGGTGGCAATCGTCCGGCATCTGAGAAGATATGCAACGAAATTGCAATAGATGGACCAGCGGGTCGGTTAATATTCGATGAACGTAATCGTGAAGTTAATATTCACATTTATATTGATAAACGTGTTTCGATAAAGGAACCCCTGGAACTGCGAATGGTGATGACAGCACATTCAGAATGTAAATATACTGGTGACTTTCTCTGTGATCCGAAAGACCAGTACTCGTGTATTTCTCGTCATTTTGTTCGCGATAATATAACAAATTGTATGTATCCATGTCGCGATGAAATATCATGTTTTCATGATGCAGCTCCGTCGGAGGAAGCTGACACCACATATGTAGCACTTTCAGCGCTAACTTCGCTAATTTTTACAATGTTGGGCGTTGGTTTCTGTATATGGGTCTGTTGGAAATATTGGAATTGCATAACAGTGCAACAACATGCACACGAAGCTTCAGCGGCTGCACATCGTAGGGGGCAAAGG GAAACTCCCGTAGGTGAGACACCAACTGTACCGTCGTTTAGTGATGCTATTAGTTCTAGCGTTGGATACGAACAAGAAAATCGTCATCAACAACCACCGTCACCGAAAGATTTACCGCCAAGCTATGAATCATTATTCCCAGAAAGATAA